DNA sequence from the Rattus rattus isolate New Zealand chromosome 2, Rrattus_CSIRO_v1, whole genome shotgun sequence genome:
AATATTTCTGTGAGCTAAATCTTGACCTATTTCTTTTGAACCTGTCTCAAATATTGCATACGAATCACCATAATTGGCTCCAGGTACAATTCCTGACCCTCCAACCAGCCCTGTGCAGACACTGTTGATAATGTTGCCATAAAGATTGGGCATCAACATAACATCAAACTGCTGGGGTTTGGAAACCAACTGCATTGCAGTGTTGTCTACAATCATGCTCTCTAAGGTGATCTGAGGATAATGAGCTGCCACATCCTTACAGCACTGAAGGAAGAGTCCATCTCCCAGTTTCATGATGTTGGCTTTGTGAACAACGGTCACCTTTTTCCGCCCCATCTTTTGAGCCAACCTGAAGGCATAATCAGCAATGCGCACAGACTTGGTCTTTGTCACAATCTTTAGGCTCTCTACCACTCCCCTCACGCTCTCATGCTCCAGGTTAGTGTACTCGCCCTCAGTATTCTCCCGAACAACCAGGATGTCTATGTCCTTGTGTCGGGTCTCCACACCAGGAAAAGTCTTGAAATGGACGACACTGGCATAGACGTCAAGAGCGGTGCGAAACTTGGTGTTGTGAGATTTGTACTTGGCAGGCAGATGGTGGTTGGTCGCAATATTGCCCTTCAGAGTGATACGGTTCCGACGGATGGCCATGAGAGCATTGTTGATCTCCTCTTCGCTAGACGTGGAGGTGGCCCACACCTCCTCAAACTCCACTGGCACACAATTTGATCGGAATATTCTCTTGACGTGAACCATAAGCTCAGGACCAATGCCATCTCCAGGAATCATAGTCACTGTATGCCTTCCACCATACTTTGGTGAAGGAGGCACGGAGTACTTTGAGCAGAAATTTCTGAAGGAGGTCACGAGCTCACGTACTACCTCCCTAGAATGGCCAAGGAGAACAGCAGGTTGGAGGATTGTTCTCACAGAACAGCAGCCTGCGGCCAGCATCTTCACTATCAAGGCTGTCCTCTTACTCTTTCTTAGAAACAGCTTCCTTTGGAGTTCTGAGGCAATGAATCTTTCTTGAGTCacaattctttctccttccttacaTTCTGTTTGACAGACATTCTACTCTCATAAACATGCTAGTTATGGAAAGATGGGATGTCTTCATGAAAAGCTATAAACATTTTATGGTTAGGTAATAATTCATGGATCACATTATACGTGCTGTGCTCTAAAagtttggcttttttaaaaaatttacttttttggaaaaaaatgtaattttctttcacATATTAGATCCcaaccagtttcccctccttccatgCTTCCCAGTCCATCTTCCCAACCATATCTACTCCTCTGTTTTCCTGTACCTCTCAGCACAATAGACAGTGTGTCTAAACAGTTATTTTATCAAACTgtcttttacatatatttatatccaGAGATTTGTACCACTGATCCTAACCTTGGTCAGAAAAACATCTTTTTGCAGTAGGTAGTaattaatacagagactcatTACTGGTTATAATACTGAGAATAAGTAACAGTGCAGAACTGTAGATAGGATAGCTACATCAACTTTCTCTGATCTGACGGTCAGGAAATATCTAAAAGTAAGTCAGAAAGACCATAAGAGCCAGAGTATGGAGAAGAGGCCATGAAATACCATGTTCTACACATTACATGTCTGCTGTACATACAATGTAATTGTTTAATTCAACTTTATTTTCCAACAGTgacagaggcacagaggaacTGACATGAGGATACTGGCATTCCTCACATCCCCAAGACATGATAAAGACACAGATTTCCCCCTGGTCAGATTCCTGTCTGCAAATGATGCATGTTTAGTAACTGATGAATAAACGTTGGCAAACCTCTGGTTTGCTTTAGGATTTTCTTCCAATTTCAAACCGGATATAGAGTTAAACAAATATGGAATGACATGTATCCATTGCTATAGTGTCAGAATTTAGTTCCTTCTTTAACACATTCTAAGAAAAACACAGGGTAAGAAATGCCATTCCTTGGAAATACTATATATTTAATGGAATGAGCATTCCTGGAGTTGACAGCAAAATATGCTGTAACAGTGTTGGTGCATTCTGAAATGTGAGAGCTACTGAGCTAAGAAATGACCCTTACGGGATGAGTAAGGACTGAGATACAAAGAAGAGATTGTAATAGGATTGGGCCAGACACAGGGACTGTGAGCATCATT
Encoded proteins:
- the LOC116892066 gene encoding probable isocitrate dehydrogenase [NAD] gamma 2, mitochondrial, coding for MLAAGCCSVRTILQPAVLLGHSREVVRELVTSFRNFCSKYSVPPSPKYGGRHTVTMIPGDGIGPELMVHVKRIFRSNCVPVEFEEVWATSTSSEEEINNALMAIRRNRITLKGNIATNHHLPAKYKSHNTKFRTALDVYASVVHFKTFPGVETRHKDIDILVVRENTEGEYTNLEHESVRGVVESLKIVTKTKSVRIADYAFRLAQKMGRKKVTVVHKANIMKLGDGLFLQCCKDVAAHYPQITLESMIVDNTAMQLVSKPQQFDVMLMPNLYGNIINSVCTGLVGGSGIVPGANYGDSYAIFETGSKEIGQDLAHRNIANPVAMLLTSCIMLDYLDLQLYAAHIRSAVMASLQNKSICTPDIGGRGTTAGVVEYILGHMKDQNSGCQPRFFLST